DNA sequence from the Rhodospirillaceae bacterium genome:
TCTGCCTCTGTCCTATGACTTGCCGCGGTCATGATCACTGTCGATTTCGCACTTTCAATCAACGGCATTGCCGCCGTCAACGCGCGTGCAGATTGAACACTGCCGTTCCAAGCGATAGCCGCTTTTTCACCAAAGTCTTGCGGTGCCTTGGCTGGTGCCAGCAGAACCAACCGACCGGTCTCAAATAAAGCGGCATTTACTGTCATGGCCACGGACGGCTCCGGATCAGTCCCCGGCAGAGGCACGACAATCATGTCGGCAAGTCGTCCCATTTTAGCGACGATCTCTTCCTCTCGACCCACTTTCTCAACCCATCTGGCGGAGGGACCATTTCCATCCGGCGCACTCGCCACTGGAATACCCATCTCACTGCACTTGGACTCAAATAAGGCGCGTGCGTTTGTCGAGCGTTCTTCCGTTTCTTTTTCAGCAAATTCGATCATTTCTTCGATCATGTTGCCGGACATACCTTCGCCCAAAAGCGGCACAACGGATTTCGAATCAGTCTTTACGTGCAAAACATCAACATGAGACTTTACCTTGCGCGCGATCGACAAAGCGATTTCCAACGCCGGGCGTGTCGCATCTGTACCATCAAGGGGAACCAGGATATTCTTAATCGTCATACCTCACTCCTTCGTCTCAGGTTTCAGCCAACATACCATCATAACTGATTTATTATCCCTGCGTGCAAACTTTCCTCATATTCTAG
Encoded proteins:
- a CDS encoding universal stress protein translates to MTIKNILVPLDGTDATRPALEIALSIARKVKSHVDVLHVKTDSKSVVPLLGEGMSGNMIEEMIEFAEKETEERSTNARALFESKCSEMGIPVASAPDGNGPSARWVEKVGREEEIVAKMGRLADMIVVPLPGTDPEPSVAMTVNAALFETGRLVLLAPAKAPQDFGEKAAIAWNGSVQSARALTAAMPLIESAKSTVIMTAASHRTEAEGASQLAESLEWRGLAVETQVLEEGAGPVGSELLKACQENGTDFIVMGAYTRSRLRQWILGGVTSYVLENAELPVLMAR